The Paenibacillus sp. FSL H7-0357 nucleotide sequence CAGCAGGATTTTGTTGAAAAGGCGCTGGCGCTTTTGGATACGCAGGAATAAACACTCTCCCTCATAACTGAGGGAGAAAAAAATGCCCCTATACTCAACGATGAATAAACAATGTGAAGTAAAGGAGAGTGGAAAGAATGAACCTCATTGAAGCCAAAGGTATCCACAAGCAATTCCGTAACCGTGAGGTAGTAAAGGGAATTGACCTGGAAATCAGGCAAGGAGAAGTTCTTGCTCTGATTGGCACAAACGGAGCCGGAAAATCAACCACCTTGGCGATGCTGTTGGGGATTTTGCAGCCGGATTCCGGCGACATCACACGCTGGAGGGACGATTACCGTGCGCATATAGGTGTGCAGCTCCAATCGACTCCATTTTTTGAAGGATACACAGCTGAAGAGAATCTTGCACTTTTTGCGGCACTTTATCATGTGAAGCTAAGCAAGGCGCAAATACGAAACAAGCTGGAGGAATGCAACTTAGCAGATGCAGGAAAAACACCCGCCGCCCGTTTGTCCGGCGGACAGCAAAAGCGGCTTGCCATTGCAGTCACTGCGATACACAATCCCGATTTAATTGTTCTTGATGAACCAGCGGCTGGGCTTGACCCCCGGGCACGTCAAGAGATTAGAAGAATGATTGAGCGGCTTGCCGGGAACAAAGTGACTGTGCTGTTCTCCTCTCATGATATGGAGGAAGTATCCCGTATCGCTGACCGCTTGATTTTGATGGACAACGGACAAATCATTGCTGAGGGACAACCGGAAGACTTGTTGCAGCAATATCATGAAGAAAAACTGGAAGATCTATATCTTCAGTTGACCGATAATGCTTAGATTGGGAGGAAAATACAATGAAAACTATCTTCAAACTTACGCTTAAATCAGCAACCCGTGATCCATTTTTATTATTTTGGTCGATTGTGTTACCGATAGGCGGAACCATTGGCTTGGGAATGTTTATACAATCTCCGGATTACCCTGAGCGCATACTAACCGGCATGATGGCTGTCAGCATTTTGTTCTATTCGTTCATGACCACATCCTTCGCGGTCCTGACACAGCGCCGAAGAGGTGTATACAATCTGCTGCGTGTAACCCCTATGTCTCTCTGGAAATATATATGCAGTATTTCAGGTGCATGGACACTGACTTCTCTTGTGTGTGCAATCCTCGTATTGATATCAGGTATTTTTGTTTTTGAGCTGAATATTGCAGTACGTTCTATTGTTGCATTGATACCGGTGATAATTATCGCTACGATTGGCTATGTTTTCCTGAGCTTTTTTGCGGCCAGCCTGAGCCGGACGGAGAGCAATGTAAGTATCCTAACGAATATGATTACTATTCCGCTATTGCTTTGCAGCAGCGCATTTTACTCCTTGGATAATGCCCCGGGCTGGGTGCAGATGCTCAACCGGATTAACCCTTTTCAATGGTTTATCAACGGATTACGCAATTCTCTGGCCTTGGAGTGGTCCGGCTACTTTATAAGTATGGGGCTATTGTCACTGGTGGGGATTGCCACCTTTTTATTGGCATTAAGAACATTCAGATATGCTGATATATAAGTATCCCGCAGATCTAAACAGCGGCAGTCCAGACAGAAAAACACGCCCAAAATGCCGCTGTTTTATTGCTTTATCTTTCTCCGTCTGTTTCAAAAGTCTTGCTTTCCGCTTATTGCTTTTCGTTTGCATCTTTTACCAAGAAACCCAGCAGACCTTTGGCATAGGGTTCTGGTTGACCTAATACTTCTA carries:
- a CDS encoding ABC transporter ATP-binding protein translates to MNLIEAKGIHKQFRNREVVKGIDLEIRQGEVLALIGTNGAGKSTTLAMLLGILQPDSGDITRWRDDYRAHIGVQLQSTPFFEGYTAEENLALFAALYHVKLSKAQIRNKLEECNLADAGKTPAARLSGGQQKRLAIAVTAIHNPDLIVLDEPAAGLDPRARQEIRRMIERLAGNKVTVLFSSHDMEEVSRIADRLILMDNGQIIAEGQPEDLLQQYHEEKLEDLYLQLTDNA
- a CDS encoding ABC transporter permease, with the protein product MKTIFKLTLKSATRDPFLLFWSIVLPIGGTIGLGMFIQSPDYPERILTGMMAVSILFYSFMTTSFAVLTQRRRGVYNLLRVTPMSLWKYICSISGAWTLTSLVCAILVLISGIFVFELNIAVRSIVALIPVIIIATIGYVFLSFFAASLSRTESNVSILTNMITIPLLLCSSAFYSLDNAPGWVQMLNRINPFQWFINGLRNSLALEWSGYFISMGLLSLVGIATFLLALRTFRYADI